Proteins from one Candidatus Desulfovibrio trichonymphae genomic window:
- a CDS encoding alpha/beta hydrolase family protein, whose translation MLRPVGMALLLFFLAYFADAQMSWAAAFYQVGFCTLGQWTAEKNLRLDVNLWYPSVQSPRVLNYAPWEITAAPEGRTVEGRFPLLLLSHASPASRFSYYDTAAWLASRGFVVAAPTHPGDCIDNMDKLFTWEQLESRARELSATMDLLLEHPQISQSIDKNRAGAIGFSAGGAAVLLLGGALPDCGGWNDYCPRAGKDDIYCNPWAKNRINTLCESLPLNKSPADPRIKAVAAVTPGFSMLFSRDSFRWFYPPLLLLAAGNDTVNPPALHTDVFNRLLNKKKARYLTLKNADPAALMASCPNSLLEDLPELCLSASPEERQAIHQAMHSALTDFFLHYLGSDKNLPIIPEPPELTRPQSAPPPAPEPAPRGKQRRNGRSGG comes from the coding sequence ATGCTTCGTCCCGTCGGTATGGCCCTTCTGCTTTTTTTTCTGGCATATTTTGCGGACGCGCAGATGTCGTGGGCTGCCGCCTTCTATCAGGTTGGCTTCTGCACGCTGGGGCAATGGACAGCGGAGAAAAATCTGCGTCTGGACGTCAATCTCTGGTACCCCAGCGTCCAGTCCCCGCGCGTGCTCAACTATGCTCCTTGGGAAATCACGGCGGCGCCGGAAGGCAGGACTGTGGAAGGGCGTTTCCCCTTGCTGCTGCTTTCGCATGCTTCGCCCGCATCGCGTTTTTCGTACTATGACACTGCCGCATGGCTGGCTTCCCGCGGTTTTGTCGTTGCAGCGCCCACACATCCCGGCGACTGCATAGACAATATGGACAAGCTGTTCACTTGGGAACAGCTTGAATCCCGCGCGCGGGAGCTTTCGGCAACCATGGATCTGTTGCTGGAGCATCCGCAGATTTCACAGAGCATAGACAAAAATCGTGCCGGCGCGATCGGTTTCAGCGCCGGCGGCGCGGCCGTTCTGTTGCTGGGCGGCGCACTGCCGGACTGCGGCGGCTGGAATGACTATTGCCCCCGCGCCGGGAAGGACGACATTTATTGCAATCCCTGGGCAAAAAATCGCATCAACACGCTTTGTGAGAGCCTGCCGCTGAACAAAAGTCCGGCGGACCCGAGAATAAAAGCCGTAGCCGCTGTGACGCCTGGCTTCAGTATGCTTTTCAGCCGCGACTCCTTTCGCTGGTTCTACCCGCCGCTCCTGCTGCTTGCCGCGGGAAATGACACCGTTAACCCGCCAGCCCTGCATACGGATGTTTTCAACCGTCTTTTGAATAAAAAAAAGGCGCGGTATCTGACTCTGAAAAACGCCGATCCGGCCGCGCTGATGGCCTCCTGCCCGAATTCTTTGCTGGAGGATCTGCCGGAACTCTGTCTTTCGGCAAGTCCTGAGGAACGTCAGGCCATTCATCAGGCAATGCACAGCGCGCTGACGGATTTTTTTCTCCATTATCTGGGCAGCGACAAAAACCTTCCCATAATACCTGAGCCCCCGGAGCTGACAAGGCCGCAAAGCGCTCCACCTCCAGCTCCTGAACCGGCGCCACGCGGCAAACAACGCCGCAATGGCCGTTCGGGAGGATAA
- a CDS encoding DedA family protein, which produces MEAVNFLIDFILHIDIHLFELAEQYGLWAYAILFVVVFCETGLVVTPFLPGDSLLFASGVAAGVGLLGYGESVLTLFLAGVLGDAMNYGIGRRVGPSIFAEGNRFIKKDYLVKAHNFYARHGGKAIVLARFVPIVRTFAPFVAGIALMYPSTFFLYNISGCVFWVGTLVSAGYFLGNFVWVRANFSIIVYAIIVVSVLPALVELLSARMKAGHKG; this is translated from the coding sequence ATGGAAGCGGTAAATTTTCTGATTGATTTTATTCTGCATATTGATATTCACCTCTTTGAGCTGGCCGAACAGTACGGGCTTTGGGCGTATGCCATTCTCTTTGTTGTTGTGTTCTGCGAGACAGGTCTCGTGGTTACGCCTTTTCTGCCGGGCGACTCCCTGCTGTTCGCCTCCGGCGTGGCCGCCGGCGTTGGTCTTTTGGGCTACGGAGAAAGCGTGCTGACGCTGTTTTTGGCCGGCGTTCTGGGCGACGCCATGAATTACGGTATCGGCCGCCGTGTCGGCCCCTCCATTTTTGCCGAAGGGAACAGATTCATAAAAAAAGACTATCTTGTCAAAGCACACAATTTTTACGCGCGCCATGGCGGCAAGGCTATTGTGCTGGCGCGTTTCGTGCCAATTGTGCGCACTTTTGCGCCATTTGTGGCCGGCATTGCGCTGATGTACCCATCGACATTTTTTCTGTACAATATTTCCGGCTGCGTGTTTTGGGTGGGCACGCTTGTGTCCGCCGGGTATTTTCTGGGAAATTTTGTTTGGGTGCGGGCCAACTTCAGCATTATCGTCTATGCCATCATTGTTGTTTCCGTGCTGCCCGCGCTGGTAGAGCTGCTCAGCGCCCGCATGAAGGCGGGGCACAAGGGTTAA
- a CDS encoding ATP-binding cassette domain-containing protein: MTCQTADPTLLVTVDHVSLSLPGDSRQEMVLHDIDWRVRRGCHCVLTGGNGAGKSTLLRLLRGELRPARGSIYWHTAEGAETSPLAGRAMSALVSPALQEKHQREAWDITGRDLLLTAFDDTSLLYSSPPDECSRAAEAIAARLKAEHLLACSISAFSQGQLCLLLCARALLREPPLLLLDECADGLDAAHRARLFGLLEEYTDRCTVVMTTHRQGLIPTWCSGRRHLRQGRILAVDTPQGTLLQERPPRSKKARVQSAESETVLFCLEKVSVFVDRRKVLHDIDWSMHEGEHWHLTGANGSGKSTLLRLLAGDEFVALGGRACRCLARRGGFVQTLEDVRRGVRLVSGLSSALYGYALTGLELVCSGFDNSVGLYRRCANAELREAREAMERLDVAPLAEHSIRRLSSGQLRRLFLARALVGGPDILLLDEPCSGLDEASRFRYLDTLDNLAAQGLSLVFVSHYDEDAPLCINRQARMEGGRLIVTP, encoded by the coding sequence ATGACGTGTCAGACTGCCGACCCGACATTGCTGGTCACGGTTGACCACGTGAGTCTTTCTCTGCCCGGCGACTCCCGTCAGGAGATGGTGCTGCACGATATTGACTGGCGTGTCCGACGCGGCTGTCACTGCGTGCTGACCGGCGGCAACGGCGCTGGAAAATCAACGCTGCTGCGTCTTTTGCGCGGTGAACTCCGGCCCGCGCGCGGGAGCATCTACTGGCATACCGCTGAAGGGGCCGAAACTTCACCACTGGCGGGGCGCGCTATGAGCGCCCTTGTTTCTCCGGCACTTCAAGAAAAACACCAGCGTGAGGCTTGGGACATCACGGGCAGGGATCTGCTGCTTACGGCCTTTGACGACACATCCCTGCTGTACAGCAGCCCGCCCGACGAATGCAGCCGCGCGGCTGAAGCAATAGCCGCGCGGCTGAAGGCAGAGCATCTGCTGGCCTGTTCCATCTCCGCATTTTCCCAAGGGCAGCTATGCCTTTTGCTGTGCGCGCGGGCGCTGCTGCGCGAGCCCCCGCTGCTTCTGCTGGACGAATGCGCCGACGGTCTTGACGCGGCGCACCGCGCGCGTTTGTTCGGCTTGCTGGAAGAATACACGGACAGATGCACGGTTGTTATGACGACGCACAGGCAGGGCTTGATCCCAACCTGGTGCTCCGGACGCCGGCATCTCAGACAGGGGAGGATACTGGCGGTGGATACGCCGCAAGGGACTTTGCTGCAGGAACGCCCACCGCGCTCCAAAAAAGCGCGCGTTCAGTCTGCGGAAAGCGAAACCGTATTGTTCTGTCTGGAGAAGGTTTCTGTTTTTGTTGACCGCCGCAAAGTGCTGCACGACATTGACTGGAGCATGCACGAGGGTGAGCACTGGCATCTGACGGGCGCCAACGGCTCGGGCAAGTCAACCTTGCTGCGCCTGCTTGCCGGGGATGAATTCGTGGCCCTCGGAGGCCGGGCATGTCGTTGTCTGGCGCGTCGCGGCGGATTTGTGCAGACGCTGGAAGACGTGCGCAGGGGCGTGCGCCTTGTTTCCGGCCTTTCTTCGGCTTTATACGGATATGCGCTCACTGGGCTGGAGCTTGTCTGTTCCGGCTTTGACAACAGCGTAGGGCTGTACCGCCGATGTGCCAATGCGGAACTGCGCGAAGCGCGGGAGGCAATGGAGCGGCTTGATGTGGCGCCTCTGGCGGAGCATTCCATCCGCCGGCTTTCCAGCGGCCAGTTGCGTCGGCTTTTTCTGGCAAGAGCTCTTGTGGGCGGGCCGGATATCCTGCTCTTGGATGAACCCTGTTCCGGCCTGGATGAGGCAAGCCGGTTCCGTTATCTGGACACGCTGGACAATCTGGCCGCGCAGGGTCTTTCTCTGGTTTTTGTCTCCCATTACGACGAAGACGCGCCCCTGTGCATTAACCGACAGGCGCGCATGGAAGGCGGACGTCTTATCGTGACGCCTTAA
- a CDS encoding histidinol-phosphatase translates to MITSDLHTHTCCSHGRDTPAAMYEAALAKGLLLLGFSEHSPRPYGFDYLHEYREHLTRSLPDYERDVLELKAASKEGANGVCRVLYGMEMDWLDGRTAYTSAACRACDFDYLLGSVHFIGRWGFDDGALTWAGFSQEECEARYHAYFTAWEAMIVSRLFNIAAHPDLIKIFSVEQFHIWLAKADSRETIYNALTALRDAGMSMEISSAGLRKPCREIYPAPLFMSLAAELALPVSFASDAHNADDIAFSFDRLASYARGFGFSQHAVFEKGRMTLLPF, encoded by the coding sequence ATGATCACAAGCGACCTGCACACCCACACATGCTGTTCGCACGGTCGGGACACCCCTGCCGCCATGTACGAAGCTGCCCTTGCAAAGGGCCTGTTGCTGCTGGGTTTTTCTGAACATTCGCCGCGTCCGTACGGCTTTGACTACCTCCATGAATACCGCGAGCATCTGACGCGCTCTCTGCCGGACTACGAGCGCGATGTGCTGGAACTGAAAGCTGCGTCGAAAGAGGGGGCCAACGGCGTGTGCCGGGTGCTCTACGGGATGGAAATGGACTGGCTTGACGGCCGGACGGCATACACGAGCGCCGCGTGCCGGGCCTGTGATTTTGACTATCTTCTTGGCAGCGTACATTTTATAGGACGCTGGGGTTTTGACGACGGGGCGCTGACGTGGGCCGGTTTTTCCCAAGAAGAATGCGAGGCGCGGTATCATGCCTATTTTACGGCATGGGAAGCGATGATCGTCTCCAGACTTTTCAACATTGCCGCCCACCCTGATCTCATCAAAATTTTTTCTGTGGAACAGTTCCATATCTGGCTTGCCAAAGCCGACAGCCGAGAGACGATCTACAACGCCCTAACGGCCCTGCGGGACGCAGGCATGAGCATGGAAATTTCTTCCGCAGGTCTGCGCAAACCCTGCCGGGAAATCTACCCGGCGCCGCTTTTCATGTCTCTGGCGGCGGAACTGGCTCTGCCGGTGAGCTTTGCCTCTGACGCGCATAACGCTGACGATATTGCCTTCAGCTTTGACCGTCTGGCCTCGTACGCCCGAGGCTTCGGCTTTTCACAGCATGCGGTTTTTGAAAAAGGCCGCATGACTTTGCTGCCGTTTTAA
- the pyrR gene encoding bifunctional pyr operon transcriptional regulator/uracil phosphoribosyltransferase PyrR produces the protein MTVSPLLDKHEIARILDELAAMILKGHPDCGGVMLVGVQRRGADLARRLAVLLERRIGRRLPLGTLDINLYRDDWTSIEGKPQIVSSSIPESVDMRVVILVDDVLFTGRTVRAALEALLDYGRPDAVELLALIDRGHRELPIQADYAGRVVATERHEHVDVLLEERDGEDAVRLVVL, from the coding sequence ATGACTGTGTCACCGCTGTTGGACAAACACGAGATTGCCCGTATTCTTGACGAGCTGGCCGCCATGATTCTCAAAGGTCATCCCGACTGCGGGGGAGTGATGCTGGTCGGCGTCCAACGACGCGGGGCGGATCTGGCCCGGCGTCTTGCCGTCTTGCTTGAGAGACGCATCGGCCGTCGCCTGCCGCTCGGCACGCTGGATATCAATCTTTATCGAGACGACTGGACAAGCATAGAAGGCAAGCCGCAGATCGTGTCTTCTTCCATACCCGAGAGCGTGGACATGCGCGTGGTCATCCTGGTGGACGATGTGCTGTTTACCGGGCGCACCGTCCGCGCCGCGCTGGAAGCCCTGCTCGACTACGGCCGCCCAGATGCCGTGGAACTGCTCGCGCTTATCGACAGGGGACACAGGGAATTGCCCATTCAGGCCGATTATGCAGGACGCGTTGTCGCCACAGAACGCCACGAGCATGTGGACGTGCTTTTGGAAGAGCGCGACGGCGAAGACGCGGTTCGACTTGTGGTGTTATGA
- a CDS encoding HD domain-containing protein, whose translation MSIVRKSLLQLIFSGAYLLRWNDKLRPSELLEIDKQAHKMLVACALWHENGRGLPDSERLRLARDVIEGGLFDYFYRLIITDIKPPVFYRIKENPDHFRRLTEHVLSRLEPLLSPLGPFWERMSAWHLEGDETTLSRRILSAAHLFASRWEFNLIKPLNTFDDEMDDIALSFEERLDAFRDLAGMEYLLAPGNALAKLANHCGQLRFQIRWTQAPRIPATSVLGHMFIVAAFSYFFSLAVGACTARANNNFFCGLFHDLPELLTRDIISPVKQSVACLPALLKEYEEEELTRRIFHPLREEGFALLVEQISYYLGLEAGSEFQESAQEGGRVVRVDGFDALQKGYNADALNPKDGQMIKVCDLLAAFLEAHSSIRNGVSSPKLQDALARLKERLYGCPLDCLHLGSLLADFD comes from the coding sequence ATGTCGATTGTTCGCAAAAGTTTGCTTCAATTGATTTTTTCCGGCGCCTATTTGCTGCGCTGGAATGACAAGCTGCGTCCTTCGGAACTGCTGGAAATCGACAAACAGGCGCATAAAATGCTTGTCGCATGTGCGCTCTGGCATGAAAACGGGCGCGGCCTGCCTGATTCCGAACGTCTGAGGCTCGCCCGTGACGTTATTGAAGGCGGCCTTTTTGACTATTTCTACCGTCTGATCATAACGGATATCAAACCGCCTGTTTTTTATCGAATAAAGGAAAACCCCGACCATTTCCGTCGTCTGACGGAACATGTGCTCTCACGGCTTGAACCGCTGCTTTCCCCGCTGGGGCCTTTTTGGGAGCGTATGAGCGCATGGCATTTGGAGGGGGATGAAACCACGCTTTCGCGCCGCATTCTTTCGGCGGCGCATCTTTTTGCTTCACGGTGGGAATTCAATCTTATCAAACCGCTGAACACATTTGATGACGAAATGGATGACATCGCCCTGTCTTTTGAGGAACGGCTTGACGCTTTTCGCGATCTTGCCGGCATGGAGTACCTGCTCGCGCCCGGCAACGCTCTGGCAAAGCTGGCAAATCATTGCGGGCAGTTGCGTTTTCAGATACGTTGGACGCAAGCGCCGCGCATTCCGGCCACATCTGTGTTGGGGCATATGTTCATTGTAGCGGCGTTCAGCTATTTTTTCAGTCTTGCCGTGGGGGCGTGCACAGCAAGAGCCAACAATAATTTTTTTTGCGGCTTGTTCCACGATTTGCCGGAACTTTTGACGCGGGATATTATTTCACCGGTAAAACAGTCTGTGGCCTGCCTGCCCGCGCTCCTGAAAGAATATGAGGAAGAGGAACTCACACGGCGTATTTTTCACCCTTTGCGCGAAGAGGGCTTTGCCCTGCTTGTGGAACAGATTTCTTATTACCTGGGACTTGAGGCAGGGTCGGAATTTCAGGAAAGCGCACAGGAGGGAGGCCGTGTTGTCAGGGTGGACGGCTTTGACGCCCTGCAAAAGGGCTATAACGCCGACGCACTGAACCCCAAGGACGGGCAGATGATCAAGGTGTGCGATCTGCTTGCCGCTTTTTTGGAGGCGCACAGTTCCATACGCAACGGTGTATCCTCGCCGAAATTGCAGGACGCGTTGGCGCGGCTCAAGGAAAGGCTTTACGGGTGCCCCCTGGATTGTCTGCATCTTGGCTCGCTGCTGGCTGATTTTGACTGA
- a CDS encoding UvrD-helicase domain-containing protein, producing MIDIDIMPQLTQIKASAGSGKTYELTRRFLLRLTQCGNNSAKNAFAACAPIRNDRPLGLGDILAVTFTNAAAVEMRDRVIRQLKNAALGNPTGDFSLPADRARAWVDTIVRDLSALNIRTIDSLLLLIVRAAALELNLPPDFQPVFSTEEALTPYLDIFIEQVSRGDDAMRELLRQACLALVNHDNTPGFLAGDKLRRKLCEVLDDVLRGKYAGRTPRSELEAKLHDMKTTAVQAAQTLLATTMTHNLPWHKTALAAVAQLAEGRMKSCASVYAGKNNAGELFHKNTTVPDIVATAFEAYAAQARNWTRTGELIRQALGLEPFMQLAETLVGAFLQSLEQEGALPALLTPQLAGAALNGDHGVPDMLCRLGTRLRHFLLDEFQDTSREQWLALHPLVLEALSRGGSLTCVGDVKQSIYSWRGGEPELFDSVFEDVALTQISPRMEQHILPFNRRSRREVLEHNNRFFAPLADAATALQIMRSLMPQDTPEHILQTGAHKIHTAFAGVVQQCPPEAQNGGFVRMKQIQEHDAAALSEAAADCLCRLLREEIQPRRPLSDVLVLTRGNATARLVAERLVREGLPVITENSLLLAGHPLIVQTVAMLRFLDAPEDDIAFWTVLTGSVLRDHPEAAGLAWESLHDWRPANAQQPLYLNFRAHRPHIWKRLLAPFYNQSGLMTPYDIVQEWFARLDVESRFADARTFLRRFLEVLQHAEEKGLADLPSFLAHWQDKGGEEKVPMSENMNAVHIMTIHKSKGLEAPVVILPWTDFRPYAANNTIAVEKDGMLLAASNQKSLGELYYADMTRQARETLHLLYVAFTRAKDELYAFRTVTPHTKKLCSLDAAMDILWRQAGFAPPYISGTPPSTLVRDTKPAAPTPSAQSVAPQPVPTDWRPMLWLPRLKIFRNPLGRSAFTPEKYGELIHFCLKNLKITGKAGHDASMAVKFSLAHFPLPVPRNKTLREELIDMLEWYASCPEAARWMAHGMPEQSMIDKDGRTLRMDLLVREPGGLLIVEYKSGQPQPRHLDQIRRYLACLAESGEAGADAARAVLVYISLRRFQPVSPHSASPLCEAYE from the coding sequence ATGATTGATATTGACATAATGCCGCAATTAACCCAAATCAAGGCATCCGCCGGATCCGGCAAAACGTACGAACTGACGCGGCGCTTCTTGCTGCGCCTGACGCAATGCGGCAACAACAGCGCAAAAAACGCTTTTGCAGCCTGCGCCCCGATAAGGAATGACCGGCCGCTCGGGCTCGGCGACATTCTGGCCGTCACCTTCACCAACGCTGCCGCTGTTGAAATGCGCGACAGGGTTATCCGCCAGCTGAAAAACGCCGCCCTGGGCAATCCGACCGGGGACTTTTCTCTGCCCGCCGACAGAGCGCGCGCCTGGGTGGATACAATCGTGCGCGATTTGAGCGCGCTGAATATCCGCACCATAGACAGCCTCCTGCTCCTTATTGTGCGCGCCGCGGCGCTTGAACTGAACCTGCCGCCTGATTTTCAGCCTGTCTTCTCCACAGAGGAAGCTCTGACCCCGTATCTGGACATCTTTATCGAGCAGGTCTCACGCGGGGACGACGCCATGCGCGAACTCTTGCGTCAGGCATGTCTCGCGCTCGTCAACCATGACAACACGCCCGGATTTCTGGCCGGAGACAAGCTGCGCCGCAAGTTGTGTGAAGTGCTGGACGATGTGCTGCGCGGCAAATATGCCGGAAGGACGCCAAGGTCGGAGCTTGAAGCAAAGCTGCACGACATGAAAACAACGGCCGTACAGGCGGCGCAAACCCTGCTCGCCACAACAATGACGCACAACCTGCCTTGGCATAAAACAGCCCTCGCCGCTGTAGCGCAACTGGCCGAAGGCCGGATGAAAAGCTGCGCGTCCGTGTATGCCGGCAAAAACAACGCCGGGGAATTGTTTCACAAAAACACTACGGTGCCGGACATCGTCGCGACGGCCTTTGAGGCTTATGCCGCACAAGCCCGCAACTGGACGCGGACAGGCGAACTGATCAGGCAAGCGCTGGGCCTTGAGCCTTTTATGCAACTTGCCGAAACGCTGGTTGGGGCATTTTTGCAAAGTCTGGAACAGGAGGGCGCGCTGCCGGCGCTGCTGACGCCGCAACTGGCCGGCGCGGCGCTCAACGGCGACCACGGCGTGCCGGATATGCTCTGTCGTCTCGGGACACGGCTGCGGCATTTTCTGTTGGATGAATTTCAGGACACAAGCCGCGAACAATGGCTTGCGTTGCACCCGCTGGTGCTGGAAGCTCTCTCTCGCGGCGGTTCTCTGACCTGTGTCGGCGACGTTAAACAGTCCATCTACAGCTGGCGCGGCGGCGAACCGGAACTTTTTGATTCTGTCTTTGAAGACGTCGCACTGACACAGATTTCCCCCCGTATGGAACAGCATATCCTGCCATTCAACCGACGCAGCCGCCGTGAAGTGCTTGAACACAACAACAGATTTTTTGCTCCTCTGGCGGACGCTGCAACAGCCTTGCAAATCATGAGATCGCTTATGCCGCAGGACACTCCGGAACACATTCTTCAAACAGGCGCCCACAAAATACACACAGCCTTTGCCGGAGTCGTGCAGCAATGCCCGCCTGAAGCGCAAAACGGAGGGTTCGTGCGCATGAAGCAGATTCAGGAGCACGACGCCGCCGCCTTGAGTGAGGCGGCGGCGGATTGTCTTTGCCGCCTGTTGCGTGAAGAAATTCAACCACGCAGACCCTTGTCCGACGTGCTTGTGCTCACGCGCGGCAATGCAACCGCGCGCCTTGTGGCGGAACGTCTTGTTCGCGAAGGTTTGCCGGTCATCACGGAAAACAGCCTGCTTTTGGCCGGGCATCCGCTGATCGTCCAGACTGTGGCCATGTTGAGATTTCTTGACGCTCCCGAGGACGATATTGCCTTCTGGACAGTGCTGACAGGCTCTGTCTTGCGTGATCATCCTGAGGCTGCGGGGCTTGCGTGGGAATCTCTGCACGACTGGCGCCCCGCAAACGCGCAACAGCCATTGTACCTGAATTTTCGCGCACACCGACCCCACATCTGGAAGCGTCTGCTGGCCCCGTTTTACAATCAATCCGGCCTGATGACGCCTTACGACATCGTGCAGGAATGGTTTGCGCGCCTTGATGTTGAATCGCGCTTTGCCGACGCGCGCACGTTTTTACGACGTTTTCTGGAAGTTCTGCAGCATGCTGAAGAAAAAGGCCTTGCCGACCTTCCGTCCTTTCTCGCGCACTGGCAGGATAAAGGCGGCGAAGAAAAAGTGCCCATGTCTGAAAACATGAACGCCGTGCATATCATGACCATTCACAAATCTAAAGGTCTGGAAGCGCCTGTGGTCATACTTCCCTGGACGGATTTCAGACCGTATGCCGCGAACAATACGATCGCCGTTGAAAAGGATGGGATGCTCCTTGCGGCGTCCAATCAGAAAAGCCTTGGAGAACTTTATTACGCGGATATGACCCGTCAGGCCCGCGAAACCCTGCACCTGCTCTATGTGGCCTTTACCCGTGCAAAGGACGAACTGTACGCATTTCGCACCGTCACACCCCATACAAAAAAGCTGTGCTCACTGGACGCCGCCATGGACATCCTCTGGCGTCAGGCGGGCTTTGCCCCGCCTTATATTTCAGGAACACCGCCGTCAACGCTGGTCCGCGACACAAAACCCGCAGCCCCCACTCCTTCTGCGCAGTCTGTCGCCCCGCAGCCTGTCCCGACGGACTGGCGGCCCATGCTGTGGCTGCCGCGTCTTAAAATTTTCCGCAATCCGCTCGGCAGATCAGCCTTCACGCCGGAAAAATATGGGGAGTTGATCCACTTCTGCCTGAAAAATTTAAAAATTACCGGCAAAGCCGGGCACGACGCGAGCATGGCGGTGAAATTCAGCCTTGCGCATTTTCCCCTGCCTGTTCCGCGCAATAAAACCCTGCGAGAAGAGCTGATAGACATGCTCGAATGGTATGCCTCCTGCCCGGAAGCCGCTCGCTGGATGGCGCACGGCATGCCCGAACAATCCATGATAGACAAGGACGGACGGACGCTGCGCATGGACCTACTGGTGCGCGAGCCAGGTGGGCTTCTTATTGTTGAGTACAAAAGCGGGCAGCCGCAACCGCGGCACCTTGATCAGATACGTCGCTACCTCGCCTGCCTTGCTGAAAGCGGCGAAGCCGGCGCTGACGCCGCACGCGCAGTGCTGGTCTATATAAGCCTGCGGCGCTTCCAGCCGGTTTCCCCGCACAGTGCGTCGCCCTTGTGTGAGGCGTATGAGTAA